Proteins encoded together in one Pseudomonas sp. TCU-HL1 window:
- a CDS encoding STAS/SEC14 domain-containing protein, translating to MFEVMRNGENRVDVNFAGKLDSNEMRTGLAQLAQQSEGIAHGRMLYRIGEFQMPTLGAMAVEVSQIPQLFKVVRRFDRMAVVADKGWVRKISEAEGALIPGLTIKAFGSQQAAEAEVWLQR from the coding sequence ATGTTCGAGGTAATGCGAAATGGCGAAAACCGCGTTGACGTCAACTTTGCCGGAAAGCTGGACAGCAATGAAATGCGAACCGGGTTAGCTCAGTTGGCGCAACAGTCCGAAGGAATCGCCCATGGCCGAATGCTGTATCGGATAGGTGAGTTCCAGATGCCTACCCTTGGGGCCATGGCCGTTGAGGTCTCGCAGATCCCGCAGCTGTTCAAGGTCGTCCGCCGCTTCGATCGCATGGCGGTGGTAGCGGACAAGGGGTGGGTGCGGAAGATCAGCGAGGCAGAGGGTGCGTTGATTCCAGGGCTGACCATCAAGGCGTTTGGCTCGCAGCAGGCTGCTGAAGCGGAGGTCTGGTTGCAGCGCTGA